A portion of the Rhodococcus pseudokoreensis genome contains these proteins:
- the groL gene encoding chaperonin GroEL (60 kDa chaperone family; promotes refolding of misfolded polypeptides especially under stressful conditions; forms two stacked rings of heptamers to form a barrel-shaped 14mer; ends can be capped by GroES; misfolded proteins enter the barrel where they are refolded when GroES binds), whose product MSKQIEFNEIARRSLERGVDKLADAVKVTLGPRGRHVVLAKAFGGPTVTNDGVSIAREIELEDPFENLGAQLVKSVATKTNDVAGDGTTTATVLAQAIVRGGLKNIAAGANPMALGIGINAAADKVVEALLAVAKPVEGKNSIAQVATVSSRDEEIGEMVGEALTRVGTDGVVTVEESSTLATELVITEGVQFDKGYLSPYFVTDLDAQKAVYEDALVLLYREKITSLPDFLPLLEKVAESGKPLLIIAEDIEGEVLSTLVVNSIRKTIKAVAVKAPFFGDRRKAFLDDLAVVTGGTVINSDVGLTLKDAGLDLLGSARRVVVSKDETTIVDGAGTDDDIKGRVAQLRREIENTDSDWDREKLEERLAKLAGGVAVIRVGAATETDLKERKFRVEDAVNAAKAAVAEGIVPGGGSALVQASTELADNLGLTGDEATGVKVVREALLAPLFWIASNAGLDGAVVTSKVAEQPKGHGFNAATLTYGDLLADGVVDPVKVTRSAVVNAASVARMILTTESAVVEKPAEEEEQPAGHGHSH is encoded by the coding sequence GTTCAACGAGATCGCACGCCGGTCTCTCGAGCGTGGAGTCGACAAGCTTGCCGACGCGGTCAAGGTGACCTTGGGTCCGCGTGGCCGCCACGTAGTGCTGGCGAAGGCCTTCGGCGGCCCGACCGTCACCAACGACGGTGTCAGCATCGCCCGGGAAATCGAGCTCGAGGACCCGTTCGAGAACCTCGGTGCGCAGCTCGTCAAGAGTGTCGCCACCAAGACCAACGACGTCGCAGGCGACGGCACCACCACCGCGACCGTGCTGGCACAGGCCATCGTGCGGGGCGGTCTGAAGAACATCGCCGCGGGTGCGAACCCGATGGCGCTCGGCATCGGCATCAACGCCGCGGCCGACAAGGTCGTCGAGGCACTGCTCGCCGTCGCGAAGCCGGTCGAGGGCAAGAACTCCATCGCCCAGGTCGCGACCGTCTCCTCGCGTGACGAGGAGATCGGCGAGATGGTCGGCGAGGCGCTCACCCGCGTCGGCACCGACGGCGTCGTGACGGTGGAGGAATCCTCGACCCTGGCGACCGAGCTCGTGATCACCGAGGGCGTCCAGTTCGACAAGGGCTACCTGTCGCCGTACTTCGTCACGGACCTCGACGCACAGAAGGCCGTGTACGAGGACGCACTCGTGCTGCTGTACCGCGAGAAGATCACGTCCCTGCCCGATTTCCTGCCGCTGCTGGAGAAGGTTGCCGAGAGCGGCAAGCCCCTCCTCATCATCGCGGAGGACATCGAGGGCGAGGTTCTCTCGACGCTCGTGGTCAACTCCATCCGGAAGACCATCAAGGCCGTCGCCGTCAAGGCGCCGTTCTTCGGTGACCGTCGGAAGGCGTTCCTCGACGACCTCGCAGTCGTCACCGGTGGCACGGTCATCAACTCCGACGTCGGCCTCACGCTGAAGGACGCCGGACTGGACCTGCTCGGCAGCGCCCGCCGCGTCGTGGTCAGCAAGGACGAGACCACGATCGTCGACGGCGCCGGAACCGACGACGACATCAAGGGTCGCGTCGCGCAGCTGCGCCGCGAGATCGAGAACACCGACTCCGACTGGGATCGCGAGAAGCTCGAAGAGCGTCTGGCGAAGCTGGCCGGTGGCGTCGCCGTCATCCGGGTCGGTGCGGCCACGGAGACGGACCTCAAGGAGCGCAAGTTCCGTGTCGAGGACGCCGTCAACGCCGCGAAGGCCGCAGTCGCCGAGGGCATCGTCCCCGGTGGCGGTTCCGCCCTCGTCCAGGCGAGCACCGAACTGGCCGACAACCTCGGTCTGACCGGTGACGAGGCCACGGGCGTCAAGGTCGTGCGCGAAGCCCTGCTGGCGCCGCTGTTCTGGATCGCCAGCAACGCCGGTCTCGACGGGGCCGTCGTCACCAGCAAGGTTGCCGAGCAGCCCAAGGGACACGGTTTCAACGCCGCGACCCTCACCTACGGCGACCTGCTCGCCGACGGTGTCGTCGACCCCGTGAAGGTCACCCGCTCCGCGGTCGTCAACGCTGCCTCGGTCGCGCGGATGATCCTCACCACCGAGAGCGCCGTGGTCGAGAAGCCCGCGGAAGAGGAAGAGCAGCCGGCCGGTCACGGGCACAGCCACTAG